From the Erythrolamprus reginae isolate rEryReg1 chromosome Z, rEryReg1.hap1, whole genome shotgun sequence genome, one window contains:
- the RCN3 gene encoding reticulocalbin-3 isoform X2 translates to MAWQNTLCYYYLLTVCLVWAQAKPPPDKKDRVHHGHDLSDHPHDDNQDFHYDHEAFLGKEDAKTFDQLTPEESKERLGKIVDRIDRDGDGFVTQPELKDWIKHTQNRYIYESVNKNWKDYDKDNDGQITWNEFKKTTYGHYEGEEFGDLEDKNSYRRMLARDERRFKAADKNGDMSVTKEEFTAFLHPEEFDHMKDVIVMETLEDIDKNGDGFVEVDEYLGDIYSPETGEAEPSWVTNERQQFLEHRDLNKDGKMDREEIGHWILPPDYDHAEVESKHLLVQSDKDLDDKITKQEILDNWNMFVGSQATNYGEDLTKKHDEL, encoded by the exons ATGGCTTGGCAGAACACGCTTTGCTACTATTACCTGTTGACCGTATGCCTCGTCTGGGCCCAGGCCAAGCCACCCCCTGACAAGAAGGATCGTGTCCATCATGGCCACGACCTCAGTGATCACCCACACGATGACAACCAAGATTTCCATTACGATCATGAAGCCTTCTTAGGCAAAGAAGATGCCAAGACATTTGACCAACTAACTCCTGAAGAGAGCAAAGAGAGACTGGG GAAGATTGTGGACCGAATTGACCGAGATGGCGATGGTTTCGTGACTCAGCCTGAATTGAAGGATTGGATCAAGCACACTCAGAACCGCTATATCTACGAGAGTGTGAACAAGAACTGGAAGGACTATGACAAGGATAACGATGGCCAAATCACTTGGAATGAGTTCAAAAAGACTACTTATGGGCACTATGAAG GAGAAGAGTTTGGTGACCTTGAGGACAAGAATTCATATCGGAGGATGTTGGCCAGGGATGAGCGGCGATTCAAAGCTGCTGACAAAAATGGAGACATGAGTGTGACGAAAGAAGAATTCACAGCCTTCCTTCATCCTGAAGAGTTTGACCACATGAAGGACGTTATAGTGATG GAAACCCTGGAGGACATAGATAAGAATGGTGATGGCTTCGTAGAAGTTGATGAATATCTTG GTGACATATACTCCCCGGAAACTGGGGAGGCAGAACCTAGCTGGGTGACAAATGAACGTCAACAATTCCTGGAACACCGAGATCTcaacaaagatggaaagatggatcgGGAGGAAATTGGGCACTGGATCCTGCCCCCAGACTATGATCATGCTGAAGTAGAATCCAAGCATCTTCTTGTACAGTCGGACAAAGATCTG GATGATAAAATAACCAAGCAAGAGATTTTGGACAATTGGAACATGTTTGTGGGGAGCCAGGCTACCAACTATGGTGAAGATTTGACAAAGAAGCATGATGAACTGTAA
- the RCN3 gene encoding reticulocalbin-3 isoform X1: MAWQNTLCYYYLLTVCLVWAQAKPPPDKKDRVHHGHDLSDHPHDDNQDFHYDHEAFLGKEDAKTFDQLTPEESKERLGKIVDRIDRDGDGFVTQPELKDWIKHTQNRYIYESVNKNWKDYDKDNDGQITWNEFKKTTYGHYEGEEFGDLEDKNSYRRMLARDERRFKAADKNGDMSVTKEEFTAFLHPEEFDHMKDVIVMETLEDIDKNGDGFVEVDEYLGDIYSPETGEAEPSWVTNERQQFLEHRDLNKDGKMDREEIGHWILPPDYDHAEVESKHLLVQSDKDLDNRLSRDEVMELMKQSIQSAKEYKNTADYLGSRQEL, translated from the exons ATGGCTTGGCAGAACACGCTTTGCTACTATTACCTGTTGACCGTATGCCTCGTCTGGGCCCAGGCCAAGCCACCCCCTGACAAGAAGGATCGTGTCCATCATGGCCACGACCTCAGTGATCACCCACACGATGACAACCAAGATTTCCATTACGATCATGAAGCCTTCTTAGGCAAAGAAGATGCCAAGACATTTGACCAACTAACTCCTGAAGAGAGCAAAGAGAGACTGGG GAAGATTGTGGACCGAATTGACCGAGATGGCGATGGTTTCGTGACTCAGCCTGAATTGAAGGATTGGATCAAGCACACTCAGAACCGCTATATCTACGAGAGTGTGAACAAGAACTGGAAGGACTATGACAAGGATAACGATGGCCAAATCACTTGGAATGAGTTCAAAAAGACTACTTATGGGCACTATGAAG GAGAAGAGTTTGGTGACCTTGAGGACAAGAATTCATATCGGAGGATGTTGGCCAGGGATGAGCGGCGATTCAAAGCTGCTGACAAAAATGGAGACATGAGTGTGACGAAAGAAGAATTCACAGCCTTCCTTCATCCTGAAGAGTTTGACCACATGAAGGACGTTATAGTGATG GAAACCCTGGAGGACATAGATAAGAATGGTGATGGCTTCGTAGAAGTTGATGAATATCTTG GTGACATATACTCCCCGGAAACTGGGGAGGCAGAACCTAGCTGGGTGACAAATGAACGTCAACAATTCCTGGAACACCGAGATCTcaacaaagatggaaagatggatcgGGAGGAAATTGGGCACTGGATCCTGCCCCCAGACTATGATCATGCTGAAGTAGAATCCAAGCATCTTCTTGTACAGTCGGACAAAGATCTG GATAACAGGCTTTCCCGGGATGAAGTCATGGAATTGATGAAACAAAGCATTCAAAGCGCCAAAGAGTATAAAAATACAGCTGATTATCTGGGGAGCCGCCAAGAATTGTGA
- the NOSIP gene encoding nitric oxide synthase-interacting protein — protein MTRHGKNCTAGAVYTYHEKKKDTAASGYGTQNIRLSKDAVKDFDCCCLSLQPCKDPVVTPDGYLYEKEAILEYILHQKKEIARQMKAYEKQKNEKKAEMAELSKAAKESQVKSFLDKELSIVSKPLNPFDRQSGDPQAGSSSGEKAKQLPSFWIPSLTPEAKTKVVPKPDKCVYCPMSRKPLKLKDLIPVHFTPVDANVDRVGLINRQDRYVCAVTRDMLGNSVPCAVLRPSGSVVTLECVEKLIKKDMVDPMNGEKLTDRDIIVLQRGGTGFAGSGVELEAKKSRPVMQA, from the exons ATGACGCGGCATGGCAAGAATTGTACAGCGGGAGCTGTCTACACCTaccatgaaaagaaaaaagacacag CTGCCTCTGGTTATGGGACACAGAACATCCGTTTGAGCAAAGATGCTGTCAAGGACTTTGACTGTTGTTGTCTCTCCCTGCAGCCTTGCAAAGACCCCGTTGTAAC CCCTGATGGATACCTCTATGAAAAAGAAGCTATCCTGGAGTATATCCTACATCAGAAAAAGGAAATTGCCCGGCAAATGAAG GCCTACGAAAAACAGAAGAATGAAAAGAAGGCAGAAATGGCAGAGTTGAGCAAGGCTGCCAAAGAGTCCCAGGTCAAGAGTTTCCTTGACAAAGAGCTGAGCATTGTGAGCAAACCCCTCAATCCCTTTGATCGTCAGTCAG GAGATCCTCAAGCTGGGTCCAGCAGTGGAGAAAAGGCCAAACAGCTACCAAGTTTTTGGATCCCTTCGCTGACGCCTGAAGCCAAGACCAAAGTTGTTCCAAAACCA GACAAGTGCGTGTACTGCCCCATGAGTAGGAAACCACTGAAGCTGAAAGACTTGATCCCAGTGCACTTCACCCCTGTAGATGCTAATGTGGATCGCGTTGGGCTAATCAACCGGCAGGACCGCTATGTGTGTGCTGTCACACGAGATATGCTTGGAAACTCTGTCCCTTGTGCTGTGCTCCGTCCATC AGGCTCAGTTGTGACTCTGGAATGTGTCGAAAAACTTATCAAGAAGGATATGGTTGATCCAATGAATGGAGAGAAGTTGACTGACAGAGACATCATAGTTTTACAACGG GGTGGCACAGGATTTGCAGGGTCAGGCGTGGAGCTGGAAGCCAAGAAATCTCGGCCTGTGATGCAAGCTTAA